The following are from one region of the Nicotiana tabacum cultivar K326 chromosome 3, ASM71507v2, whole genome shotgun sequence genome:
- the LOC107826030 gene encoding uncharacterized protein LOC107826030 yields MGKKASGGGEGERGEEGDSSSGKEGFNLLGKPRFKKLENGRYKCVETGHELPAHARESYAQSKHCRLGLIDAALSKNKPPLNMFDQDPFNRSKLICKLTGDTVNKSEEHVWKHMSGKRFLKMLEKRETENEIANGGLEKQTEKQGEDGEAKKTDSKANRRDKKKNKKKETEDASKIISEIRDSSGKNSDSEEDAEFWMPPAGERWDNDDGGDRWGSGSESGPEDDDANVEDGGIEEDSHAAGELSKRAKRMSLEIGPSSFASRKKKKKTSATAT; encoded by the exons ATGGGGAAAAAAGCAAGCGGGGGAGGAGAAGGAGAAAGAGGAGAAGAAGGCGATAGCTCTAGTGGAAAAGAAGGTTTCAATTTGTTGGGGAAGCCGAGATTCAAAAAGTTGGAGAATGGCCGCTACAAATGCGTGGAAACAGGCCACGAGCTGCCGGCGCACGCCAGGGAATCTTATGCTCAAAGCAAGCACTGCCGATTGGGTCTAATTGATGCTGCTCTTTCTAAGAATAAACCTCCCCTCAACATGTTCGACCAAGACCCTTTCAATCG GTCAAAATTGATATGTAAATTAACAGGAGATACAGTTAATAAGTCTGAGGAGCACGTATGGAAGCATATGAGTGGGAAACGGTTCCTCAAAATGTTAG AGAAAAGggaaactgaaaatgaaattgcAAACGGAGGGCTAGAAAAGCAAACAGAAAAGCAAGGAGAAGACGGAGAAGCTAAGAAGACAGATAGCAAAGCTAATCGTCGggacaagaagaaaaacaaaaagaaagaaacagaAGATGCTAGCAAGATTATATCAGAAATAAGGGATTCTTCTGGAAAAAACAGTGACTCGGAAGAAGACGCCGAATTTTGGATGCCTCCAGCTGGTGAACGTTGGGACAATGATGATGGAGGTGATCGATGGGGATCTGGTTCAGAATCAGGACCAGAAGATGATGATGCTAATGTGGAAG ATGGAGGAATTGAAGAGGATAGCCATGCTGCTGGAGAGCTTTCAAAGCG GGCAAAACGCATGTCCCTTGAGATCGGACCCAGTAGCTTTGCctcgaggaagaagaagaagaagaccagTGCTACTGCTACATGA